A genomic window from Populus alba chromosome 19, ASM523922v2, whole genome shotgun sequence includes:
- the LOC118035980 gene encoding uncharacterized protein, with the protein MSNQRVMNLLLLLLLRGLMMSVIMGKGCDGWVFELPRKLMTKESPESSPIPAPFQYYMETKERCSDPIDKRGCRDSTNNLTACLLSSSTSSRELFLLVQNDGEGILKVNLTITDIKVTFPEIQLSKHDAIKVSVSENVEGSPSIILNTVNGSCTIEMGSKKQKVKYEPFFGHGTYLSPKYGAYLFLIALISGGACACCWFLKSSHVDGVPYQELEMERPDSHSANNMETTEGWDEGWDDDWDEIKEVKQPNGHQTANVLSDVIASRNSDAEEGRKDWED; encoded by the exons ATGAGTAATCAGAGGGTAatgaatcttcttcttcttcttcttcttcgtggGTTGATGATGAGTGTCATAATGGGAAAAGGATGCGATGGTTGGGTTTTTGAATTACCTCGGAAATTAATGACAAAAGAATCTCCAGAG AGCTCTCCGATTCCTGCACCATTTCAATATTACATGGAAACGAAGGAGAGGTGTTCCGATCCGATAGATAAAAGGGGATGTCGGGACTCCACTAATAACCTCACTGCTTGCCTTCTTTCGTCAAGTACCT CATCCAGGGAACTGTTTCTTCTTGTCCAGAATGATGGAGAGGGCATCTTGAAAGTGAATCTTACAATCACAGATATTAAGGTTACTTTCCCAGAGATACAACTATCCAAACACGATGCCATAAAG GTATCAGTCTCAGAAAATGTTGAAGGAAGTCCGTCCATCATATTAAACACAGTAAATGGTTCGTGCACAATTGAAATGGgatcaaagaaacaaaaagtcaAATATGAGCCGTTCTTTGGACATGGCACCTATTTATCCCCCAAATACGGAGCCTACTTGTTTTTGATAGCTTTGATATCTGGAGGGGCATGTGCCTGCTGCTGGTTTCTAAAAAGCTCGCATGTTGATGGAGTCCCATATCAGGAACTTGAAATGGAGCGGCCAGACTCCCATTCAGCTAATAATATGGAAACAACTGAAGGGTGGGATGAAGGGTGGGATGATGACTGGGATGAAATAAAGGAGGTGAAACAGCCAAATGGACATCAAACAGCAAATGTTTTATCAGATGTCATCGCTTCCAGGAACTCTGATGCAGAAGAAGGGCGCAAAGATTGGGAAGATTAG